One stretch of Arachis hypogaea cultivar Tifrunner chromosome 20, arahy.Tifrunner.gnm2.J5K5, whole genome shotgun sequence DNA includes these proteins:
- the LOC112782979 gene encoding probable E3 ubiquitin ligase SUD1 isoform X3, whose amino-acid sequence MAMKACHVLQFFLRLSFVLSVWLLIIPFITFWIWRLAFVRSFSEAQRLFLSHLSTAVILTDCLHGFLLSASIVFIFLGATSLRDYFRHLREIGGQDADREDEVDRNGARIARRAPGQANRNINGDGNGEDAGGAQGIAGAGQVIRRNAENVAARWEMQAARLEAHVEQMFDGLDDADGAEDVPFDELVGMQGPVFHLVENAFTVLASNMIFLGVVIFVPFSLGRIILHYLSWFFSTASGPVIAAMAPLTDASLSLANITLKNALTAVKNLSSETQESGSIGQVADMLKVNASGLSEMANNISESASSDLLKGVSIGTSRLSDVTTLAIGYIFILSLIFCYFGIVALIRYTKGEPLMMGRFYGIASIAETIPSLFRQFLAAMKHLMTMVKVAFLLVIELGVFPLMCGWWLDVCTIQMFGKTMVHRVQFFSASPLASSLVHWVVGIVYMLQISIFVSLLRGVLRNGVLYFLRDPADPNYNPFRDLIDDPVHKHARRVLLSVAVYGSLIVMLVFLPVKLAMRMAPSIFPLDISVSDPFTEIPADMLLFQICIPFAIEHFKLRTTIKSLLRYWFTAVGWALGLTDFLLPRPDDNGGQENGNGEPVRQDRLQVVQAGVHDQGMVAFAGDDLNRVINAAGDPNAAEDYDNDEQSDSDSYAFALRIVLLLVIAWMTLLVFNSALIVVPISLGRALFNSIPRLPITHGIKCNDLYAFVIGSYVIWTAVAGVRYSIEQIKKRRASVLFGQIWKWCAIVMKSSALLSIWIFVIPVLIGLLFELLVIVPMRVPVDESPVFLLYQDWALGLIFLKIWTRLVMLDHMMPLVDDSWRVKFERVREDGFSRLQGLWVLREIVLPIIMKLLTALCVPYVLARGVFPVLGYPLVVNSAVYRFAWLGCLCFSFLCFCAKRFHVWFTNLHNSIRDDRYLIGRRLHNFGEHVEKANEAGASTGVPDTILSDHEADVGLRLRRINQQAG is encoded by the exons ATGGCAATGAAAGCTTGCCACGTTCTGCAATTCTTCTTGCGCCTGAGCTTTGTGCTATCCGTGTGGCTCCTAATTATACCTTTCATAACATTCTGGATATGGCGATTAGCTTTTGTAAGAAGTTTCAGTGAAGCCCAGAGGCTATTCCTAAGTCATTTATCAACAGCAGTTATTCTGACTGATTGCCTCCATGGTTTCCTGCTTTCTGCAAGCATTGTCTTCATATTTCTTGGGGCCACTTCTCTGAGAGATTACTTTAGGCATTTGCGAGAAATTGGGGGACAGGATGCTGATAGAGAAGATGAAGTGGACAGAAATGGGGCGCGAATTGCTAGAAGAGCTCCTGGACAAGCTAATCGTAATATTAATGGTGATGGGAATGGTGAAGATGCTGGTGGAGCACAAGGAATTGCAGGAGCTGGACAAGTGATTAGAAGAAATGCTGAAAATGTTGCTGCACGGTGGGAGATGCAAGCAGCACGTCTTGAGGCCCATGTTGAGCAGATGTTTGATGGTCTGGATGATGCTGATGGAGCAGAGGATGTGCCCTTTGATGAACTTGTTGGCATGCAGGGTCCAGTTTTTCATTTGGTTGAGAATGCATTTACT GTGCTTGCAAGCAATAtgattttccttggtgttgtaaTCTTTGTGCCCTTCTCATTGGGTCGCATCATACTCCATTATCTATCTTGGTTCTTCTCAACTGCTAGTGGTCCTGTAATAGCTGCTATGGCCCCACTTACTGACGCATCTCTTTCCCTAGCAAATATTACGTTAAAAAATGCATTAACTGCTGTTAAGAATTTGTCATCTGAGACTCAAGAAAGTGGATCAATTGGTCAGGTTGCAGACATGCTGAAAGTGAATGCTAGTGGATTGAGTGAAATGGCAAACAACATAAGTGAATCTGCCTCGTCTGATCTCTTGAAAGGAGTGTCAATTGGAACTTCAAGGCTTTCAGATGTTACTACTTTAGCAATAGGATATATATTCATATTGAGTCTAATTTTCTGCTACTTCGGTATTGTTGCTTTGATTCGTTACACGAAGGGTGAGCCTTTGATGATGGGAAGATTCTATGGTATTGCTTCTATAGCAGAAACAATTCCATCTCTCTTCAGGCAGTTTTTGGCAGCAATGAAGCACTTGATGACTATGGTTAAGGTTGCTTTCCTTTTGGTTATTGAACTTGGGGTATTCCCCTTGATGTGTGGATGGTGGCTTGATGTTTGCACCATACAGATGTTTGGGAAGACAATGGTTCACAGAGTTCAGTTCTTCTCTGCATCACCTTTAGCCAGTTCCCTAGTTCATTGGGTTGTGGGGATTGTGTATATGCTACAAATTAGCATATTTGtcagccttcttagaggg GTTTTGCGCAATGGGGTTCTGTACTTCCTTCGGGATCCAGCTGATCCAAACTACAATCCGTTCCGTGATCTGATTGATGATCCTGTCCACAAGCATGCTCGCAGGGTTCTGTTATCTGTTGCAGTTTATGGCAGTTTGATTGTGATGCTAGTATTTTTGCCTGTTAAACTTGCCATGCGGATGGCTCCTTCTATTTTCCCACTTGACATATC GGTTTCTGATCCATTCACTGAAATCCCAGCGGACATGCTTCTCTTTCAGATTTGTATCCCATTTGCTATTGAGCATTTTAAATTGCGGACAACTATTAAATCCCTGCTTCGATACTGGTTCACAGCAGTTGGTTGGGCACTTGGTTTAACTGATTTCTTACTGCCTAGACCTGATGACAATGGTGGTCAAGAAAATGGAAATGGGGAACCAGTTAGGCAGGACAGGCTACAGGTTGTACAAGCAGGGGTGCACGATCAGGGTATGGTGGCCTTTGCGGGGGATGATTTGAATAGGGTTATTAATGCAGCAGGTGATCCAAATGCTGCCGAGGATTATGATAATGATGAACAATCTGATTCTGA CAGTTATGCTTTTGCACTTCGCATTGTTCTACTACTGGTGATAGCTTGGATGACCCTGCTTGTCTTCAACTCTGCCCTGATAGTTGTACCAATTTCACTTGGACGGGCACTTTTCAATTCTATTCCACGTCTGCCCATAACTCATGGCATTAAGTGCAATG ATCTGTATGCATTCGTAATTGGAAGCTACGTGATCTGGACTGCTGTTGCTGGAGTTAGATACTCAATTGAGCAAATCAAAAAAAGGAGGGCCTCAGTCTTGTTTGGCCAAATATGGAAGTGGTGTGCCATTGTTATGAAGAGTTCTGCACTTTTGTCTATATGG ATATTTGTCATCCCGGTGCTAATTGGGCTTCTCTTTGAGCTTTTGGTCATCGTGCCAATGAGAGTTCCAGTGGACGAAAGTCCTGTGTTCCTCCTCTATCAAGACTGGGCTTTAGGCCTTATATTCCTAAAGATATGGACAAGATTG GTTATGTTAGACCACATGATGCCTCTCGTGGATGACAGCTGGCGAGTAAAGTTTGAGAGAGTGAGAGAAGATGGTTTCTCCAGGCTACAAGGCCTTTGGGTCCTTCGGGAAATTGTACTTCCAATCATAATGAAACTATTGACAGCATTGTGTGTACCTTATGTTCTTGCCAGAGGTGTGTTTCCGGTACTTGGGTATCCTTTGGTGGTCAATTCTGCTGTATATCGGTTTGCATGGTTGGGATGCCTCTGTTTCAGTTTCTTGTGCTTTTGTGCCAAGAGATTTCATGTTTGGTTTACGAATCTTCATAATTCAATACGCGATGACCGGTATCTCATTGGCCGGCGGTTGCACAACTTTGGAGAACATGTCGAGAAGGCAAATGAAGCAGGAGCTTCTACAGGCGTGCCGGATACAATTTTATCTGACCATGAAGCAGATGTTGGACTTAGGCTGAGGCGCATAAATCAACAGGCAGGCTGA